The Acetivibrio saccincola genome window below encodes:
- a CDS encoding WXG100 family type VII secretion target — translation MSRAITVTPEELTRTANSVEGKTKEYVSLYNKLYSEVDSMSKSWSGEANRAYAGQIEGFRKEFENLKKVLENYTALLRESARVYGQTETNIRDSAKKLITGR, via the coding sequence ATGAGCAGAGCAATTACAGTTACACCGGAGGAGTTGACAAGGACAGCCAATTCAGTAGAAGGTAAGACAAAGGAGTATGTTAGTTTATATAATAAACTTTACAGTGAAGTGGATTCAATGTCAAAAAGCTGGTCCGGGGAAGCAAACAGGGCTTATGCAGGACAGATAGAAGGATTCCGTAAGGAGTTTGAAAATTTAAAAAAAGTCCTTGAAAACTACACAGCACTATTAAGAGAATCAGCAAGGGTATATGGACAGACAGAGACAAACATAAGAGACAGTGCTAAAAAACTTATAACAGGAAGATAG
- a CDS encoding WXG100 family type VII secretion target → MAEFKVTPEMLKSTSSSLKNINSRFRSVMEGIETDMRAMKQKWDSEAADTFLAKFEKFKSNLEGYYQVVESYSKFLEETAQAYSESDKSINNLTANLFA, encoded by the coding sequence ATGGCTGAATTTAAAGTTACGCCGGAAATGCTAAAATCAACATCATCAAGTTTAAAAAATATAAATTCAAGATTCAGATCCGTAATGGAAGGTATAGAAACAGATATGAGAGCTATGAAGCAAAAGTGGGACAGTGAGGCTGCAGATACATTCTTAGCAAAGTTTGAAAAATTTAAGAGCAATCTTGAAGGTTATTATCAGGTGGTGGAATCATATTCAAAATTCTTAGAAGAAACAGCACAAGCATACTCAGAATCTGATAAATCAATTAATAATTTAACTGCAAACCTTTTTGCATAA
- a CDS encoding peptidoglycan-binding protein: MSYMSIDINSLKDIEKRVNSLSKSIEKIKSSLSSVRSNIDSTVRNRSGIDSSMSSLIREVGERERIMNNVKQFLNEAVKQYEDMEKELRRESDRIIENSTPKTGIIKSILNGLKSIGKKLGNLLKTIAKNSILLSPIIIGTAVRSIGKMLIERGFIITNKPIEIVKRDDIGLPILNGILSYNPDEYSPYVVLLQKRLIELGYGDGLEVNGIFNSDTLEAVNRYKEDYGLWNFGEYEGKVGETTWNHLFNNQKVPYLTIDNVERDSMGIPVFNSILSYNPWEYNIYVVFLQKRLIELGYGDDIEVNGIFDSKTLEAVNRYKKDYGLWNFGEYEGKVGETTWNHLFNNQKVPYVANSTQNNIPVSDEMRTYVIPISLDQAVKNEYNAKWVSNTGEITYACVKSGGDKWVRASEDDIRYYLDPKNFINHDVYKYQFLVLENVPGMEITDENRTRLIDEINKILEGKGVLHGMGAAFVRAAEETGLALPYLVAHCILETGWGTSKLARGIDANGNYTGYHNMYGIAAYDNAPLTNGLNKARSSNWNSVEEAIVGGAHWIKDNYAGNPNKNTIYKMKWQPTDPLGLGQYATDVAWAVKQCEVIKKLYELFPDAELRFEIPQYVDSKSGDNVGQPVQQSTPSGNGVSKTTNVIEYVVKSGDTLTKIAKMYNTTVEELAKFNNIENVNLIIVGQVIKIPVKTADTSLPTSQGGTATKKGCRTSKSTNFKFKWFRWTFI; this comes from the coding sequence ATGTCATACATGTCTATTGATATTAATTCTTTAAAAGATATAGAAAAAAGGGTTAATTCTCTTTCAAAAAGCATTGAAAAGATAAAGAGCAGTCTTTCTTCCGTAAGAAGCAATATAGATTCGACAGTTCGGAACAGAAGCGGGATAGACAGCAGTATGTCAAGCCTTATCAGAGAAGTTGGCGAAAGAGAACGTATAATGAATAATGTAAAGCAATTTTTAAATGAAGCGGTTAAACAATATGAAGATATGGAAAAAGAACTTAGAAGAGAATCAGACAGAATAATTGAAAACAGCACTCCAAAGACCGGTATAATAAAAAGCATATTAAACGGTTTAAAATCAATTGGTAAAAAACTAGGAAATCTTTTAAAGACAATTGCAAAAAATTCAATACTTTTAAGTCCTATAATAATTGGAACGGCAGTCCGTTCAATAGGAAAAATGCTGATAGAGAGAGGTTTTATAATAACCAATAAACCAATTGAAATTGTAAAAAGAGATGATATAGGTTTACCGATATTAAACGGAATATTAAGTTATAATCCGGATGAGTATAGCCCATATGTGGTACTTTTGCAGAAAAGATTAATTGAGCTGGGGTATGGGGACGGTCTTGAAGTCAATGGTATATTTAATTCAGATACACTTGAGGCGGTAAACAGGTATAAAGAGGATTATGGGCTTTGGAACTTTGGTGAGTATGAAGGTAAGGTGGGGGAAACTACCTGGAATCATTTATTTAATAATCAGAAGGTACCTTATCTTACAATTGACAATGTAGAAAGAGATAGCATGGGTATACCGGTTTTTAACAGCATACTAAGCTATAATCCATGGGAATATAACATTTATGTAGTATTTCTGCAAAAAAGGTTAATTGAATTAGGATACGGAGATGATATAGAAGTAAATGGAATATTTGACTCAAAGACACTTGAAGCGGTAAACAGATATAAAAAGGATTATGGGCTTTGGAATTTTGGTGAATATGAAGGCAAGGTGGGAGAAACTACCTGGAACCATTTATTCAATAATCAAAAAGTACCGTATGTAGCAAACTCTACACAGAACAATATTCCGGTTTCTGATGAAATGAGAACTTATGTGATACCTATAAGCCTTGATCAGGCAGTGAAAAATGAATATAATGCAAAATGGGTTTCAAATACTGGTGAAATAACTTATGCATGTGTAAAAAGCGGAGGCGACAAGTGGGTAAGAGCTTCAGAAGATGATATAAGGTATTATCTGGATCCTAAAAATTTTATAAATCACGATGTTTATAAATACCAATTTTTAGTATTGGAAAACGTACCGGGCATGGAAATAACCGATGAAAACAGGACTAGATTAATAGATGAAATTAATAAAATATTAGAGGGTAAAGGTGTATTGCACGGTATGGGTGCGGCTTTTGTAAGAGCTGCGGAGGAAACGGGGCTTGCACTTCCTTACCTTGTTGCGCATTGTATTCTTGAGACAGGATGGGGGACAAGCAAATTAGCACGTGGAATTGACGCAAACGGTAATTATACCGGATATCACAACATGTATGGAATAGCGGCATATGATAATGCACCTTTAACAAACGGTTTAAATAAGGCCAGAAGTTCTAATTGGAATTCAGTTGAAGAAGCCATTGTCGGAGGTGCTCATTGGATTAAAGATAATTATGCGGGAAATCCCAATAAAAATACTATATATAAAATGAAATGGCAGCCAACTGATCCGTTAGGATTAGGCCAATATGCTACTGATGTTGCTTGGGCGGTAAAACAGTGTGAAGTTATTAAAAAATTGTATGAGTTATTTCCAGATGCAGAATTAAGATTTGAAATACCTCAATATGTGGACAGTAAAAGTGGTGATAATGTCGGGCAGCCGGTGCAACAATCAACACCTTCCGGAAATGGTGTTTCAAAAACAACAAATGTAATAGAATATGTAGTAAAGAGTGGTGATACATTAACTAAAATAGCAAAAATGTATAATACAACTGTTGAAGAATTGGCTAAATTTAATAATATAGAAAATGTAAATTTGATTATTGTAGGGCAGGTAATAAAAATACCGGTTAAAACAGCAGATACTTCTTTGCCTACAAGTCAGGGAGGAACTGCAACAAAAAAAGGATGCAGAACAAGCAAAAGCACCAATTTCAAGTTCAAGTGGTTCCGGTGGACTTTCATATAA
- a CDS encoding WXG100 family type VII secretion target has product MSRAITVTPEELTRTANSVEGKTKEYVSLYNKLYSEVDSMSKSWSGEANRAYTGQIEGFRKEFENLKKVLENYTALLRESARVYGQTETNIRDCARKLVTGR; this is encoded by the coding sequence ATGAGCAGAGCAATTACAGTTACACCGGAGGAGTTGACAAGGACAGCCAATTCAGTAGAGGGTAAGACAAAGGAGTATGTGAGTTTATATAATAAACTCTACAGTGAAGTGGATTCAATGTCAAAAAGCTGGTCCGGGGAAGCAAACAGGGCATATACAGGACAGATAGAAGGATTCCGTAAGGAGTTTGAAAATTTGAAAAAAGTCCTTGAAAACTACACAGCACTATTAAGGGAATCAGCAAGAGTGTATGGACAGACAGAGACAAATATAAGAGACTGTGCAAGAAAGCTTGTAACAGGAAGATAA
- a CDS encoding WXG100 family type VII secretion target produces the protein MAEFKVTPEMLKSTASNLKNINSGFKSVMKGIETDMRTMKQKWDSEAADTFLAKFEKFKSNLEGYYQVVESYSKFLEETAQAYSESDKSINNLTANLFV, from the coding sequence ATGGCTGAATTTAAAGTTACTCCGGAAATGCTAAAATCAACAGCATCAAATTTAAAAAATATAAATTCAGGATTCAAATCCGTAATGAAAGGTATAGAAACAGATATGAGAACTATGAAGCAAAAATGGGACAGTGAAGCCGCAGATACATTTTTAGCAAAGTTTGAGAAGTTTAAGAGCAATCTTGAAGGATATTATCAGGTGGTAGAATCATATTCGAAATTCCTGGAAGAAACAGCACAAGCATACTCAGAATCTGACAAATCAATTAATAATTTGACTGCAAACCTTTTTGTATAA
- a CDS encoding peptidoglycan-binding protein: MSYMSIDLNSLKDIEKRVGALSKSLEQIKSSLSSVRSNIDSTVRNRSGIDSSMSSLIREVGERERIMNNVKQFLKEAVKQYEDMEKALKGESDRIIANSAPKTGIIKSILNGLKSIGKKLGNLLKTIAKNSILLSPVIVGTPVVIIGKILAERGFIVTNEPTEIIKKNDKGIPILEGILSYSPFEFNPYVVLLQKRLIELGYGDGIKVNGRLDSKTLKAVNKYKEDYGLWNFGEYEGKVGETTWNHMFNNEKVPYIGDFEPTDDLISDDVPPLSGILSYNPNVYSEEVLMMQRRLNEIYAGVSGYTKIKEDGYFGSETLAAVNRYKEEHGLWNFGEYEGKVGETTWNHMFSLNIGGKDSQQGTNTTTAQTNNRVSVNNNGTIGGLGGSNPYDIYENRYNMVCQNAQEFLMKLGYNVGKTGADGKWGPNTKAAVNSFQRDNNLPETLYLDERTYNLLFEKWMQAGGDISDFWAERVNTWISPLKGSCTMDLEIDGRGFGASRSNGTRAHAGIDYLAEPGREVVAVTSGTVRYVDKNFYAGTQAIDVENDDGTWVRYTEILVNSNISVGTRLKQGDVVGIVIPNNESGSSMLHFEVYQGIDKKGNDLSGYLTDRSNTAYDYVDGTKYQRRRDLIDPTGSRYLTVLSNSPATGPSITSDLYKNVDVSGLGAPVSSVEELRKLSELDVLARTIYGECCSGAGDYGQESVAWTLINRKNSGSWGNDYKSVALASGQFEAVTGSLDRTKLARNPDTSSNEWKKAVYIARLILDGKTIYIDLIMI; encoded by the coding sequence ATGTCATATATGTCTATTGACCTTAATTCTTTAAAAGATATAGAAAAAAGAGTGGGTGCCCTTTCAAAAAGCCTTGAACAGATAAAGAGCAGTCTTTCTTCCGTAAGAAGCAACATAGATTCGACAGTCCGGAACAGAAGCGGGATAGACAGCAGTATGTCAAGCCTTATCAGAGAAGTCGGCGAAAGAGAGCGTATAATGAATAATGTAAAGCAATTTTTAAAAGAAGCTGTTAAGCAATATGAAGATATGGAAAAGGCTCTTAAGGGAGAATCAGACAGAATAATTGCAAACAGCGCTCCAAAGACTGGTATAATAAAAAGCATATTAAACGGTTTAAAATCAATTGGTAAAAAGCTGGGAAATCTTTTAAAGACAATTGCAAAAAATTCAATACTTTTAAGTCCTGTAATAGTTGGCACGCCGGTTGTTATAATAGGAAAGATACTGGCTGAAAGAGGCTTTATAGTGACTAACGAGCCAACTGAGATTATAAAAAAGAATGATAAAGGTATACCAATATTAGAGGGTATATTGAGTTATAGTCCGTTTGAGTTTAACCCGTATGTAGTACTTTTACAGAAGAGATTAATTGAACTGGGTTATGGAGACGGTATAAAAGTAAACGGCAGATTAGATTCTAAAACACTTAAGGCTGTAAATAAATACAAAGAGGACTACGGCCTTTGGAATTTCGGTGAGTATGAAGGCAAGGTGGGGGAAACTACCTGGAATCACATGTTTAACAATGAGAAGGTGCCTTATATAGGTGATTTTGAACCAACTGATGATTTGATTTCTGATGATGTGCCGCCTCTTAGCGGTATACTGAGTTATAATCCTAATGTATACAGCGAAGAGGTTTTGATGATGCAAAGAAGGCTGAACGAAATATATGCGGGAGTAAGTGGGTATACGAAGATAAAGGAAGACGGCTACTTTGGATCGGAGACCTTAGCGGCAGTGAACAGATACAAAGAAGAGCATGGATTGTGGAACTTCGGGGAATACGAAGGCAAAGTAGGGGAAACGACATGGAATCATATGTTTAGTTTAAATATTGGAGGAAAAGATAGTCAACAAGGGACAAATACTACAACTGCCCAAACAAATAATCGGGTTTCTGTAAATAATAATGGGACGATTGGTGGACTTGGCGGCAGTAATCCTTATGATATTTATGAGAACAGGTATAATATGGTATGCCAAAATGCTCAGGAATTTCTTATGAAACTCGGATATAATGTGGGTAAAACCGGTGCAGATGGAAAATGGGGACCGAATACCAAAGCTGCAGTGAACTCGTTCCAAAGGGATAATAATTTACCCGAAACGTTGTATTTGGATGAGAGGACATATAATCTCCTTTTTGAAAAATGGATGCAGGCAGGAGGAGATATCAGTGATTTTTGGGCAGAAAGGGTCAATACATGGATTAGTCCTTTAAAAGGTAGCTGTACCATGGATTTGGAAATAGACGGAAGAGGATTCGGAGCTTCCAGAAGCAATGGTACTAGAGCTCATGCAGGAATTGACTACCTGGCTGAGCCGGGAAGAGAAGTAGTAGCGGTGACAAGTGGAACGGTAAGGTATGTTGATAAGAATTTTTACGCGGGAACTCAAGCTATCGACGTTGAAAATGATGATGGTACATGGGTTCGATATACAGAAATTTTAGTTAATTCAAATATTTCTGTAGGAACAAGGTTGAAGCAGGGAGATGTAGTTGGCATAGTTATACCAAACAATGAAAGCGGAAGCAGTATGTTACATTTTGAGGTGTATCAGGGTATAGATAAAAAAGGAAATGATTTATCCGGCTATTTAACAGATAGGTCTAATACGGCATATGATTATGTAGATGGTACAAAATATCAGAGGCGGCGTGATTTGATTGATCCTACCGGATCGAGATACTTAACGGTACTAAGTAATAGTCCGGCAACAGGTCCAAGTATCACAAGTGACTTATATAAGAATGTTGATGTTTCAGGTTTAGGTGCCCCAGTTTCATCAGTGGAAGAACTTCGAAAGCTCAGTGAACTGGATGTTTTAGCAAGAACTATTTATGGCGAATGCTGCAGTGGCGCAGGTGATTATGGACAAGAATCTGTAGCATGGACATTAATAAACAGGAAGAATAGTGGTAGTTGGGGCAACGATTATAAAAGTGTTGCTCTGGCGTCCGGTCAGTTTGAGGCTGTCACAGGTTCATTGGACAGAACAAAATTAGCAAGAAATCCGGATACATCATCAAATGAATGGAAGAAAGCAGTCTATATTGCCAGGCTGATACTTGACGGTAAAACTATATATATTGACTTGATAATGATATAA
- a CDS encoding FG-GAP repeat domain-containing protein: MKVYKILALILIAALLIVNVSCSKGSGGGSVIPTDNIEIPKQIDIELMAITKNITTAINDDIWYKGTFSWFKNLEKQELPVEIFRKHNNIYVLLEKTVKVADDEVYIAIEFLSVNNEYSNKMSSFIIDADINKVKMQLDSKGYKLYKKAEVELDEAIQPEYPITTDERKKIIEVIEKELIRSLKEDTLFPKGAYKIYIRNFRDNDFGTKAVIESLEGETWLRDVSIDSENRIALGRVYTGNELKSMEYEVSQYKKVAILEMKVNSEDMSNSTQDVNKIGDTNVNQYHPVIIARKRSGGSFSEAYVIGGSKDGKWYKLSDFNFPEDSFDKVYVDIDLVKGGETYKLYSSEKLIATVKGEKPTYMISAASGNQLLQVKMGSLNIEDNFFIGVNGDWNALPRALNVIESNVYSVDLDNDGKEEILRLTETPSNEANSSDSKDVQLTVEADGKSVIVGQETVDGIYVSDYLVFAIDLNGDGKLEIIIAALGHNTSLAVIEFADGQFNEVLNFYNGD, encoded by the coding sequence ATGAAAGTTTATAAAATACTAGCTTTAATTCTGATTGCAGCTCTGTTAATTGTGAATGTATCATGCTCAAAAGGCTCGGGTGGGGGTTCGGTAATCCCTACTGACAATATAGAAATACCGAAGCAAATCGATATTGAGCTTATGGCTATAACTAAAAATATTACTACCGCAATAAATGATGATATTTGGTATAAGGGTACTTTTTCATGGTTTAAAAATTTAGAAAAACAAGAATTGCCCGTGGAAATATTTAGAAAACATAATAATATTTATGTATTGCTTGAGAAAACAGTAAAAGTTGCAGATGATGAAGTATACATTGCTATTGAATTTTTATCGGTTAATAATGAATATTCAAATAAAATGTCAAGTTTCATAATAGATGCAGATATAAATAAAGTGAAAATGCAGTTGGACTCTAAGGGTTATAAATTATATAAAAAGGCAGAGGTCGAATTGGATGAGGCAATTCAGCCTGAATATCCTATTACTACAGATGAAAGAAAAAAGATAATCGAAGTTATTGAAAAGGAGCTAATTAGAAGCCTAAAGGAAGATACACTTTTCCCCAAAGGAGCTTATAAAATTTATATAAGGAATTTCAGGGATAATGACTTTGGAACCAAGGCAGTAATTGAAAGTTTAGAAGGCGAGACATGGTTAAGAGACGTTAGTATAGACAGTGAGAATAGAATTGCATTAGGGAGAGTGTATACCGGTAATGAACTGAAGTCTATGGAATATGAAGTAAGCCAATATAAAAAGGTTGCTATATTAGAGATGAAAGTAAATTCTGAAGATATGTCAAATTCAACTCAGGACGTAAATAAAATTGGGGATACAAATGTCAATCAATATCATCCGGTGATCATTGCCCGCAAACGATCGGGAGGAAGTTTCTCCGAAGCTTATGTAATAGGAGGCTCAAAAGACGGCAAGTGGTATAAATTGAGTGATTTCAATTTCCCGGAAGATTCGTTTGATAAGGTTTATGTCGATATTGATTTGGTAAAGGGAGGAGAGACATATAAACTTTATTCATCCGAGAAATTAATTGCAACAGTCAAGGGAGAAAAACCGACATACATGATTTCGGCTGCTAGTGGAAATCAGTTATTGCAGGTAAAAATGGGTTCGTTAAATATTGAGGACAATTTTTTTATTGGAGTAAATGGGGATTGGAACGCATTGCCGAGGGCTTTAAATGTAATTGAGAGTAATGTATATTCTGTAGATTTGGATAACGATGGTAAAGAGGAAATTTTACGTTTAACGGAAACTCCAAGTAATGAAGCAAATTCCTCAGATTCTAAAGATGTTCAGCTAACTGTTGAAGCGGACGGTAAGTCTGTTATTGTAGGGCAGGAGACGGTTGACGGTATATATGTATCGGATTATTTGGTATTTGCCATAGACCTAAATGGAGATGGAAAGCTTGAAATAATTATAGCTGCACTTGGTCACAACACAAGTTTAGCTGTAATAGAATTTGCAGATGGTCAATTTAATGAGGTTTTAAATTTTTATAACGGGGATTGA
- a CDS encoding glucosaminidase domain-containing protein — protein MDEEERVLNQAKQFLSKTIKQYQDLEKSMQNKVNEINGDTKPKKNIFSKIFDAVTSPIKKNIEIIQKIISLPVIIGSTIIGNTVIKGVGDILSEEGSKVTNEPLEEKKEKNENSSIPPLSGVLSYNPNVYSEEVLMLQKRLNEIYAGVSGYKKIKEDGYFGPETLEAVNRYKEEYGLWNFGEYEGKVGETTWNHLFKNEKVPYTPPVVRSNDNITVSTYKIPISFEEAVKNEYNAKSKNPITGKDEYACVKSQDGKWVRATEAEIRYYMDPNNFVNDPVNKYQFLVLGNVGGFEITPQNREEIINRLNDLLKGRGVLDGMGEAFVKASEETGIALPYLVAHCALETGWGTSDLAKGLDKNGNYTGYYNMFGICAYDSDPVANAINKAKSENWNSVEKAIIGGAQWIKENYISNPEKNTLYKMRWQPVSPLGNQYATDIAWAINQCSTIKEVYELFPEAELIFDIPEYAFSETPKVSNNSGVSINSGNKDVDRMLSIATEQWGYREKGENLTPYGEWYGMNGQPWCVMFISWCADQAGILGTVVPKEAHAFYMKQGYIKDGRYRERESGYIPRAGDTIIFSKGVTGTDPVSRENKEYYHGAIVVGYDPETETVYTIEGNKGDEVRYCAYNLRFVEIDGYGINGGTTNGFIPENIYSYKASTY, from the coding sequence TTGGATGAAGAAGAGAGGGTTTTGAACCAAGCAAAGCAATTTTTAAGCAAAACAATAAAGCAGTATCAGGATCTTGAGAAATCGATGCAAAACAAAGTAAACGAAATAAACGGAGATACTAAACCCAAAAAGAATATATTCTCAAAGATATTTGATGCTGTGACATCACCAATAAAGAAGAATATCGAAATTATTCAAAAGATAATATCGTTACCGGTGATAATCGGCAGTACCATAATCGGCAATACAGTGATAAAAGGAGTAGGGGATATATTATCTGAAGAGGGAAGTAAGGTTACCAACGAGCCTCTTGAAGAGAAAAAGGAGAAAAACGAAAACAGTTCAATACCGCCGCTTAGCGGGGTATTGAGTTATAATCCCAATGTATACAGCGAAGAGGTATTGATGCTGCAGAAGAGGCTGAACGAAATATATGCGGGAGTAAGTGGGTATAAGAAGATAAAAGAAGACGGTTACTTTGGACCGGAGACCTTAGAAGCAGTGAACAGGTATAAAGAAGAGTATGGGTTATGGAATTTTGGAGAATACGAGGGCAAAGTAGGGGAAACAACATGGAATCATTTATTTAAAAATGAAAAAGTTCCGTATACTCCTCCGGTTGTTCGATCAAATGATAATATTACAGTGTCTACGTACAAAATACCTATATCCTTTGAGGAAGCAGTAAAAAATGAATATAATGCGAAATCGAAAAATCCAATAACAGGAAAGGACGAATATGCTTGTGTTAAAAGCCAAGACGGTAAATGGGTAAGAGCAACAGAGGCTGAGATAAGGTATTACATGGATCCGAATAACTTTGTGAATGATCCGGTTAACAAATATCAATTTTTGGTATTGGGCAATGTAGGAGGTTTTGAGATAACGCCACAAAACAGAGAAGAAATAATTAACAGATTAAATGACTTGTTAAAAGGTCGCGGTGTATTGGACGGTATGGGAGAAGCATTTGTGAAGGCATCAGAAGAGACAGGGATTGCACTTCCGTATCTTGTTGCTCACTGTGCTCTTGAAACAGGTTGGGGAACAAGCGATTTGGCAAAAGGTTTGGATAAGAACGGGAACTATACAGGATACTACAATATGTTCGGAATATGTGCATATGACAGTGATCCTGTAGCAAACGCTATAAACAAAGCTAAGAGTGAGAACTGGAATTCTGTTGAAAAGGCGATTATAGGAGGAGCCCAATGGATAAAAGAAAATTATATTAGCAATCCGGAAAAGAATACATTGTATAAAATGAGATGGCAGCCGGTCAGTCCGCTGGGCAACCAATATGCAACTGATATTGCATGGGCTATAAATCAATGTTCTACAATAAAAGAAGTATATGAATTATTCCCTGAAGCTGAGTTAATATTTGATATACCGGAATATGCTTTTAGTGAAACTCCAAAAGTATCGAACAATTCAGGGGTTTCGATAAATTCGGGTAATAAAGATGTTGATAGAATGTTATCAATAGCTACTGAGCAATGGGGTTATAGGGAAAAGGGAGAAAATTTAACACCATATGGCGAGTGGTATGGTATGAATGGGCAACCATGGTGTGTTATGTTTATATCTTGGTGTGCAGACCAAGCGGGGATACTCGGCACGGTTGTTCCAAAGGAAGCACATGCTTTTTATATGAAGCAGGGATACATAAAAGATGGCAGATATAGAGAAAGAGAATCGGGCTATATTCCACGTGCCGGAGATACTATAATATTTTCAAAAGGAGTGACGGGAACAGATCCTGTATCAAGAGAAAATAAAGAATATTATCACGGTGCCATAGTGGTGGGTTATGACCCTGAAACCGAGACAGTATATACAATTGAAGGAAACAAAGGAGATGAGGTTAGATATTGTGCATACAATTTAAGATTTGTAGAGATTGATGGTTATGGAATAAATGGGGGGACTACAAATGGCTTTATTCCTGAAAACATATATTCTTATAAAGCAAGTACTTATTAA
- a CDS encoding copper amine oxidase N-terminal domain-containing protein, translated as MKRLMIAIVVMTMLVTVIGGVLLVNANADVSVTVDGRKVVFPDAKPFIDENGRTLIPVRFVTEDLGATVEWNAQDREVYITKDGVYIMIRIGQEIILVNGRTKAMDTKAIIKEDRTYVPIRYVAEELGATVGWDASTRTVIITTDKDVEPTPTPVKKPSAAPTKDPVTGWITIREDRTWVEYSMSIRWNSDNELLNKRYDAVEKMFAERYGEDIAKEIFAYVRLKQTREYVLEYREFKMNNQVITVAGKGVGLDIYVWKEGAI; from the coding sequence ATGAAAAGATTAATGATAGCAATAGTTGTAATGACAATGCTGGTGACAGTAATAGGCGGAGTATTATTGGTAAATGCCAATGCAGATGTAAGTGTAACGGTAGATGGCAGGAAAGTGGTATTTCCTGATGCGAAGCCGTTTATAGATGAAAATGGCAGGACATTGATACCGGTAAGGTTTGTAACGGAGGATTTGGGAGCAACGGTTGAGTGGAATGCACAGGACAGGGAAGTGTATATAACAAAAGACGGAGTATATATAATGATAAGAATAGGCCAGGAGATAATACTGGTAAACGGCAGAACAAAGGCAATGGATACAAAGGCGATAATAAAAGAGGACAGAACATATGTGCCGATAAGGTACGTGGCAGAAGAGTTGGGAGCGACAGTAGGCTGGGATGCAAGCACAAGAACTGTAATTATAACGACAGATAAGGATGTAGAGCCAACTCCGACACCTGTAAAAAAACCTTCAGCTGCTCCGACGAAAGACCCTGTAACGGGATGGATTACAATTAGGGAAGATAGAACGTGGGTAGAATATTCTATGTCAATACGTTGGAACTCAGATAATGAGTTATTAAATAAAAGATATGATGCAGTAGAAAAAATGTTTGCAGAAAGATATGGAGAAGATATTGCAAAAGAAATATTTGCCTATGTCAGATTAAAACAGACTAGAGAGTATGTATTGGAATATAGGGAGTTTAAAATGAATAATCAAGTTATAACTGTAGCCGGAAAAGGAGTAGGTCTTGATATTTATGTGTGGAAAGAGGGAGCAATTTAA